AGTTAAATACTGTCACCAGTAAAGATATTTTAACTCAAGTAGCTATTACAGAGCCTATGACAACATCCATACCCATAGTACCGACATTTTCTAAAATAAAGATCAAAAGTAATAATAAGAAAACTGGGATGTTTCTGAACGAAGACTTGAACACAGATTTCTCAACTGAATTGATATGTCAAGAAGAACAGAGCGCTGTACACatatttgccacaaaaacttTCTTTACAACGTTAACTTTTTACACCACTTTTTTAAATAACAGCATAAGTGGAATTAGTTTCCATGATCCGATTCCAAAACCCATGACTGtgtatgaaaataaaaatcgcACAGATCTTATTGAACAGCACGAGTACACGAATGCCAAGTATGACTATAAAACTCAAGTGATAGAAAACATCATCACTAACACAGTGGCTAGTTCTTTGCTCAGGCCAGAGCTAGTCTCCATGTTTAGCACAGAACTCATgcggaaaaagggaaaaaatgaTCGCAATGTTATTGTGACAATGGCCACTTTGTTAGATGGCCAAACTATGCAAGTAACCGCCATGAAAACAGTGACCAAATTGGATACAAGTCAGAAATATGTTTTAGAAGACATTCAACCAACAGTGAATTTACACACAAATCACGGacaaaaaactaaagctaTCTCAACAGAAAAATCTTATACAATTAATAAAATCTCAGTAAAATCAACTGAAAGCATACAGACGTCTCCTCAAACTGACGAGGATCTTAGCTTATCGGAATCTGAAAATCTTGATGTCTATCCAGAGCCCTATATAGAAACCAATCCATTGGGGCAGACTGCATTAGTCAAATTACCAGTATCTTCGACAGTCTCGCAAATTATTGGACCATTGACTTTAGAACAATTTAGGCCAATGCTTAATGTTATGGCAGACCTAATTAagaaaaatattgcaaatCGGCATGGCTCAGAACACATGCGTCAAACTTATAAAGAAGGAAATCTTAAAAATAGTGTAGCAACAACGAATGTAAATCATATGTCAATTAGGACTGTCGAGAGACCAGTCTATATACCTCTGCAAGAAACTGGAAAATACGATTTCTTAAGCTGGCATTCTTATGATGGCATTAATAATAAGAACGGGTCGGTTGATATTAATGCGGTCagtaaatcaaatataaaaagTATACGTAAGCACAATTCCAACCACCAAGCCGTAAAGAATGTTTCGTTTCCTCGACAAGCAGAAAATTCGAAGAAAACTTATGGAAGCTCTTTGCTCAGGACAGGTATTCCTATAAGTCCGGGTGAAGTTATAACGGCCAACGCTGATGTTATAATTGGAAGACCTAGCATGAACGTTTCTCTAAAGGATACTGCTATTCGACACAACTTGCTCGAAATGAGAAATAACTTATCTGTTCCTAAGTTTTATCGTCAATTAATCCGTTCGAAAACTATATACCCCAGTGTTCCTTTAATACATCCCCCTAAGCCTAACCAAGACCAACTAAAGATGAACCGGGAAACTCTTAACGATTACGGAAGCATATTAAAGCCGCCCCCGCCCATAAATAACCAACCAGCGAGtacattttcaaaaaatgttttgcagtATCCTATCTTATTGCTTGCACCATCAGGACTAACGCAAAGTCGAATAAAGTATCCGCTCTCTATTCCTTTTGAGAAGAACAAGAACCCGAGTGATAATTATTATGCTTCACAACAAATCGCCAGTTTGAATTCGGAGCTAAACAGTAATGAGATCTTAGAGATAATGCGAATACCGGAAATATTTAGTACTAGACTGCCGGCCATCACTAAATATTTGGCGATATCAAACACCCATGATTATTCTCAAATTCCACATTCTCTGATATACCCATTGAACCTGGCTGGAACACCCAGAACGCCGTTATCTGCTTCTACATATTCAGGACATCATCAGGTTAATCTGAGAAAGGAGATGCTTAGTCATACAGTCAACATACTTGCACCTCCACttacatttaaaaaagaaTCTGAACTGTTTGCTCATGCAACGGCCATTAAGGGTCACATTACACATTCATCAATGCCTCTGATCAAAATTCCGGTCAACGAAGCTAAAGTAGATGTACGAGTGTCTCCCCAAATTAACGGAATAGTTCTTGTACAAGACAAGCACGCAAGCGCAGATTCAAgtgccaacaaatttaaacaacGCAATCAAAACCTAAGCAACTTTGCAATTGGGCAACCTACCACTAAAGCAGCCTCAGAAAGCAAAGCGTCCGAAAACGTTTTGgcaaacaccaacacaccttcaacaacaaaaaaaaatgaaatttcgaTCAAATATAAATCGCTCTTGGGATTTAAAGACAAATTGTACTACAATCATTCAAAAGCAGCTGAGGGCTTCCGTCATGGCGACATTGGTTTCTCCTCTGAACAGGATCAAAAAGCGGATTATTCAAACTATTCGCTTCAATCCTACAAACCATTTTATGAGAACAATCCTGAAAACACCTCAAACATGTGGTTACTTATGCACCACAGAAAACCATTTATAAGTTCTCCTCACAGCCCCACGGTTATAGAGAGAAGAGATTCGAACATGATTACAAGTGGAACTGATAAGATATTTTTAGCAACAGGAgataattttcatttgggaTCTTTACCCAAATCTGagttttattttgagcttgaaAAGTCTAAAAGGACACCTCAAATCCAGATTTCAATCAATCCTTTTTCTATTGCCAAGCAAAAAATTACTGTTTTTGTTGATGCTAAAAAGACTGTTTTGGAATATTCAAGTCAAAGGGCAAATGTTTATACCACTTCGACTCCAGAAAATACTACTGAAAAGTTTCCAGCTACACTTCCGCCCAAGCACGCAAATTCGCTTGAAAGTTTTTCACCACTGGTGTCGGCAGGAGTACAACATTTTAACACTCAGCAACTCAGCTCTAACTTAGAAGAGGTACATTTGCAAAATAATCGTTCCGAATATAATTCGTCTGAGCAGCTAAAACAGGATACAAAGAGACTGGAGCCGTCTGAAATAGTATACGACCCTTTTCAAACTATTTTAAAAAGAACAACTGAATTAACGAATGGACTGGATTCGGATTCTATGAAAAAATCGTTTCTTAAGCCCACGCACCTAATATTCATTGCACCGGATAATGTTCCATTATTGAAacctacaacaacaacaaaaagccacacacaagAATTTCTGGGTGTAGGGGTGCCGTTTCTCTCAAATACGACTTCATTGGATTCATCGAAGTTTTTGAAAACCTCTCTTATACCTACTCGTAAGAACACAATAAGTGTCTATAAAAGGAGCTCAACTTATTCGATAACTAGTAAGAAAGTCCTAGGAAAATTGTCCCAGCTTACTGACTCTAAAAAGCACTTTCAATCGAGGCATCCTGATCAGGGAATACAGATCAGATCACTAGTTCCTGACAACACACATATTATTAATGCTACGAAAACTTCCCacctatttttatttattggaaCTAAATCTGAATCATCTTTGGGGATTTTGCCAACCCGAAAGACTTCAAAAGAACCGCAAACAATACTAGGaatgtcaaaaaaaaaaaaaatcggaGTGCAGTCTGATATTTTCGCGCAAATTTCTCAGAGTGCTTCAAGCTTGCCGCAACTGAAGACTACGTTTTCAAATCCAGTAAAAAAGAAGCCGTCCCAAATTTTGAATGGATTTAGGCCAGAAACCATAAATATAAGCACTATTATTAAAACAAGACCAGATTTGTATCAAAGGACTACGACTAAAGATTCCATTAACAGTCTAACGCTGTTAGAAACCTCCAAAAGCACGTCTGTTATAGaacaaaatcatttaaatagCTCACTTTTATTAACTCATCCAGTCCGGGATGAGGAAAGATATTCATCAATCGACTCTGGAACGCATATAAGTGGTATTCTAATTGATACACCTTCAAAAACTaagcaaatcaaacaattagGATCGGCCAGCTCCTGCAATCcattttgcaaattaaaaaaaaatgaaatatgtgtTATTATGAGCGATGGAGATACATCTGTAAGCCATTGTGCATGTCGACCAAGCTTTGGGCGCATGTTTCCGGACAGACCTTGCAAGCGTAtgtttaaatacaaatttttataTTGCCTCAATCTATAATGCTTTTTGACATTACAGCCACATATACCtacgaaatgcaaatggaaactATGAGGGTTGGAAACTATATCCTCAAGTTCAACGATGGACTTAAAACTAATGCATCAAACGAATATCGTCACCTTAGTGGAATTATATTAGACGCCGTCGATCGCATGATAATGCAGTCGGACTTTCGGGACGTATATCACGGTGTACAATTAATTAGCATTACTGCTagcaaacaagaaaacattttaagtACATTTTTGCTTCAGGTAAGTTTTTAACAGATCGATGCTAATTCAGCTAAATTTAAGGGGATTCCCTCTGTCCGCGGGCACGTCCGACGGGAGGTCAAATGGAGACGTCTGAAATAGTAAATGACTTTTTTCAAACTATTTTAAAAAGAACAACTGAGTTAACGAATGGCCTGGATTCGGATTCGATGAAAAAATCGTTTCTTAAGCCCACGCAACAAATATTCATTGCACCAGAAAATgtttcatatgtatgtatgttacatatgtatgtacatatgtacatgtgcatatgCACGGCTGCAGCCTTtctaatacccggtactcgaaaagatacatacatatgtataaataaggGGTATGTTATTTGTGGTCGAAATAtgtaacacacaaaagaaaacgtttccgccCCCAAAAAGTTTATaagtatattcttgatcagcattaaaGGCCGATCCGATATAGCCATGACCGTCTATCCGTTCGTCATTACAGACTATAAGACTATACTAAAACAAACGTTCAATGTATCTTCTATATCACACCTCAactattttgaagatacaaaaaaacccaaaagtcaccatatctatcagactCCCGAATAAGTATAAGATCGGATTACCCACTCCCTCGATCAGGCAGCATCTTATCAGCCTGATATTTACATAGggtaaatatatttccttGATATTGTTCTGGTACTTGCTATTTATCATCGTCTTTAATCAGAATCGAGCTAAGGATCCAGTTGACTTGTCGTGCTAAACCCCGCTCGATATTCCGTTAATACGTTAGAATAATCAATACATAAACCACGATGAATTTGATGATATACCACATTTGTGTACTACGTTTAGTAGCTCAGCAATGACACATATACTTAGTTTTGTAAATAGTTATGTTTATGAATTCGATGGCTCGGCACTGGCTTTGAGAATACTCCTTTGCATTGAATACTAAATGATTTGTTAACTTTTCAGTTGTCCGATAACAGCGATCAAATGCGACTATTAACcgtttttaaaaaatatttgcgtCAGAGCAACTTTAGTATTGGAGGCACTGAGTTATATACCTCTAAAGAGGGAATAAAATCATTACAATTCAAAGGtgataaatttgttttaaccagctttatatacataaaaacatagTACTTACATTTGTGtgctaattgtttttttttaccgcAGATTTCGACGAATGCCGTCACGAAAATTTTCACGACTGTTCAATCAACGCTAGTTGCTTTAACTTGGCTGGAAGTTACACATGCAGTTGCCTGAATGGTTATATAGATATATCTGATAACGCTATTTATCCGGGTAGAAGATGCTCAAATAACATAATTGGATGTGAAAAGTGCAATTACCACGGCAAATGTATTACAACGTCGCTGGATAAAGTTTCGAAGATAACAACGGTGTGCCAGTGCTTGCCTTGGTATGCAGGAACGAGGTGCCAACTAAATCTTAAGATACTCTTGATCTGCCTGATTGCCATAGGCGCAGTGCTGTTTATTTTGCTACTGTTTTGCATATTGATTATACAcgcaaaacgaaagagagagtgcgCTTCCGCAAATTCCACATTTATGACAGCATCAAATATATATCCCAGTGTACTGAAATCATCTGGAAAATCGAGACTAGTTGAATATATACTTGATTCTCATAGCGAATCAAGTTATAACTCAGGATCTGTTTTGTATAAGGTAACGATTCctaaatacaatttgttgcaTACACTTTTTTTCTCGTTCCCTAAGTATAGAAAGGCCAAGGGGTGAAAAAGTCGAAGATGAAACCGAAAGCAattcaaaaagaaaattcagCCTACAAATACAAAGTCACTTCAACCCGGAACATGTATGACGTACTTGATTTAAGCGATCCAATTGAAGAACCAGATTTTCCATCACTTAACATGGAGAAAGGTGTTGCTGAAGCTGATACAGACCAAGATCGTTCTCTTACCTTTATGATACCACGTGCTAAATTCCACCAACCGTATATTTTAAAGCATTCCCAACTGAATAATAATCTATCCATGGAAAATAAAGAAGCACAGAGAGATTTACATAAAAAGGGGGAATTGGAATATCGATCTGTTTTTATCGACACGTCAAAACAGCTTATAAAAACAGTTGAGTGTTCCGCTCAGGAATGCATCACACACACTAGTGCACTAGTTTCCGCTGGCTATGAAGTATCTGCCATTGTAAACGATCCCAACGTCGTATCAGCCATGAATGTCGAAATTgaatcacacaaaaatgtaaaagtagATTCTGAGTGAGTAAGCTAAATacataaagcaaacaattctTTCAACCTCAAACCTTTGGTCAAACGCTTGGCCACGAAATTGGCCTAAACCTATAGATAAGAATacctttttatttatgatctCTACTAGATCAAATGGTGCGCGTTCGTTTGACGAAACAACAGTCGCAGCTGTAACTGCCCCtgtacattttaaattagGCATGCAGATCGAGAGCCATAAAAATGAGGTGAGTATTTCAAACTTCAGAATAAAATTTATCATAAATAACTAACACTTGCATATATGGAATTCATATGAAAACACAAATCGAGTAGGAAGTGAATACAATGGCTGAACGAGATTTGGGCTCAAcctttttgctgccacatACGCATCTATACAAGCCCGTGAAggttgtaattaaaatatttttaacgaatatataatattaattaattgttttagATACCTAGCGAATTTTCTGGATTTGATTCTGTGTAAATGCTGGGACACCTTTAaaagaataaagaaaaataaagaaaattggACATACATAAGTTTTTTCCATGCCAGCTCTATGATATAATGGTCATCCCAATACCTCCCATGATGTGCAGCCGACGAAACAGGGGGGACGAAACGTACTGGTGGACACCTTTTAAAATTTGGGATCAGTCAAAAACAATAGAAACACTCCGGCCAATGAGATCAACTGGCCGATTTAGCACAGATCGGTAAAAGTTTTCTTCGCAAAAACCAAGGCGGAAGATCAGGGGATTTTTATTAGTTGGCGCAATCACTGCAATTGTTCTATCAGTAGATgactaaatcaaaaattttcatattttataagGCAACCCCAAACCGTGCATCAGAAAACTTGCTTTAACCACTTTTTTCCATCTTAGCATTACTCACTTGTATTTTGCGTGCAATAGTGAGaataacaaataatatatgattcataataatatatataaatgcaTACAATAATAATCGATCAAACTAATGAAGCCAgagccatttgcatttatgaacacaaattaaattttattacgAGCGTTTTCGATTAGATCTGATGCTAGAACGATGCCTGAATCATAAAAACAGGAACTGTACGTACATATCTTTGTACTCTAagagtatttatttgtattttaaagaTTCGAAACTTTTTTCAGCAGACTAATCATCAAGTGTATAAACTAGCTATTAGTTgactaaaatataatttaaacacaaaaagtacaaaaaaagtTCACActtaataatatatatgtacatatgcacgtatgtatgtatgcagtaTGTATTAGCCTTGCCTGTACTCAAATGTAATCTGTGCcaatttttgttaaataaatttttcaaaatatttttgtagtaAACTATGTATTATAATAggcatacatatttatcagTTATACAGAATACAAGGAAGTGGGTATGGAGATGTCTGCTGATATTATTCATTACTACAATATCAATGAGGAGGAACGCTGTAAGTCGCCTTCAAAAGCGACTCAACTTTTACACCCTGTAATTAGTCAGTATATCTATAtgtaatgtacatacatacatacgtatctGAGTTAGTTTTTTCGAATTctacattttaaattgttttttcatctgtcatctatatCTCAGACCAACTCGCCTTTTAAGCTCACCACCTTCCTTCAGTTCCGCATCGGCTCTTCTATTGTTGCTGAtcaacaatatacatatgtccTTTATAGGATCGGAAGCGTTTGCGTCTATGCGCTAGTAattagggtatattttattggtgGTTggacgtttccgaccccataaagtatatatattcttgaccAGCATCAATGGcgcaatgtctgtctgtttgtccatCTTGATGATCGCATGGATAGATCGCAGATGACTGGGAAATCACACTGTtccaagtgtatttcaaaattgcaccacgcccccttccgtcCACACAAAATATCGAAAATCAGCTTTATCCACAATGAAGATaggagaaaacaaaaacgcagCTCCGTAGAAAATGGAcacatctatcagatcaccgaattagGACCAGATCggatcattattaaagccatACCCACCCCATTATTTTCAGCAGCTTTGTAAttctaattttaatttttaatttctaatTCTCTTTCGTGTGTGGCTCTGGGGAGGGGGGGGCGAATTAAAAGgacgtgttggtgtgagaggTGATTGAATtgattatgtacatatataacatatgtagaaaaaatttaaagttACATTACATTatctacatgcatacatatgaatgtatgacACAAAggttacatgcatacatatgtacatacattcaaatgtgaatgtacatatgaatatactgactgagtactgggtatatgagttgtgacgcgttccaGCGTCTCATAACGCTCCTgctcgttttttttgcattctgGCTTTCGCAACCCAACGACTAAGTACACGGCGCTGGCCCAATTATTGGCAAGGCCAATTCAGTTGAAGAGCCTGTACGACAGTAAGTATCATTCCCATAGTCCATAGCAAAAGTGGTACTTATGTAAATTGTATGTCCTAATGTATTCGGATGTCCTAAATTGCAAATGTTCCAGAGTccattgttattgtttaaaAAACATACTTTGGAGGCTGTGAAACGTATTATTTTGGAAATATGAAATTAGATAGCCAATGGCACTTAAAGATACACTTGAATCAGCTATAAGGCtgtgcccattcccattcaccTAAAacagcatatgtacatacatacatatgtacatatgtacatatgtaacttcTACCACCAAAAGGGACAATAGTAAAAGTGGTGGAGGAAACCGAAACCGTTGACAAGTGGTAGCCGTAGTGGTAACCGAGAAGTCTATGTCCGGCAAAAATGGGGTGAAAACggggttgctgctgcgaccCTTAGGTAATCAAATAGCTCGTGGACGTTGGTCGATGGTAGGTCGGTAATTGTCGGCTGAGTTTAAGCACTCGGCGACGTTATACTGCTGTATAGCGCACTCCTGCAAGGAAACACCTGAGCTACCGTCAACTTTGCCCCTATGTATGTGGCCGACAAGCAATAACACCTACCAATTTTTTCCTATATACTAGAAAAAGGAGGTTGGTTGTGGACTGTTAGGCAGACATACAGGTGTAAAAGCAACGACAACCAATACAGTACAGTTCTATCAGCCCGTCCGAAACGGTTAAAAAAATGAACTCGCCGCAACCGTTAAAAGTACTTGataaaataacacaaaatatttaaattattttaaataaacacaaaagtAGGTGATCGAGTATTTTATCTACACACCTGACttgacatatgtacattacaGTTTAGTGAATCAAGCTATTACTTATACGTCAACGTACATccacatgtacatatctttAGGTTTTCACTAAGAAGATGTGGGAGacaatcaattttttttttatcggAAAATACAACAGATCTACtattcattgtttttgttatctTATATTGTTGTTCGGACCAACAAAAATGACTTCCCCTATACTTTCATGACTCACTCGCGTGTATCccatttttacatatgtacatgtgtatgtacatatgtatatacataaattccAATTTACTCAGAGTTCTAATTTCAAAATGGCGCAGCGAATTCTTCACCCCCGTTAACTTACTCATCGGAACTTCTTACTTGGCCCCAATCGTGTTGTTCCATAGAAGGTTGCCGAAACTAATCATAACATCGTTGTTCGAGCAAGAAATTAACGAGCAGTTTCAAAAAACATACAATCCAAAGTAAAAGTAGCCTCGTATATCATgtaattttaaaaacaaattttgtagcCGATGAGTGAGTATTTAATTCAAGTGCCCAATATACATATGATTTCATATTAAAAAAGAGTGATAAGTCATGAGTAGGGCGATGTTCTGTCACACAACGCTCAGACACAATCTTTatttatacccgatactcggCCAAGACCGgtaagagtaaatagggtacataGATTTTATTTGTCGTCGGAGCAATgtgtgtaacgcacagaagaaaacgactccagagactataaaagctactGCATCCAAATTTTGCACCCAGACTGCGGTGATG
This sequence is a window from Drosophila subobscura isolate 14011-0131.10 chromosome dot, UCBerk_Dsub_1.0, whole genome shotgun sequence. Protein-coding genes within it:
- the LOC117902969 gene encoding uncharacterized protein LOC117902969, encoding MLPITYHFLNTLAKDKTQQMPIVITSKTTSLNPISGPHNYTHFLHPSDDAMPPQNTNTYISENFLTKVVKDELKKLNTVTSKDILTQVAITEPMTTSIPIVPTFSKIKIKSNNKKTGMFLNEDLNTDFSTELICQEEQSAVHIFATKTFFTTLTFYTTFLNNSISGISFHDPIPKPMTVYENKNRTDLIEQHEYTNAKYDYKTQVIENIITNTVASSLLRPELVSMFSTELMRKKGKNDRNVIVTMATLLDGQTMQVTAMKTVTKLDTSQKYVLEDIQPTVNLHTNHGQKTKAISTEKSYTINKISVKSTESIQTSPQTDEDLSLSESENLDVYPEPYIETNPLGQTALVKLPVSSTVSQIIGPLTLEQFRPMLNVMADLIKKNIANRHGSEHMRQTYKEGNLKNSVATTNVNHMSIRTVERPVYIPLQETGKYDFLSWHSYDGINNKNGSVDINAVSKSNIKSIRKHNSNHQAVKNVSFPRQAENSKKTYGSSLLRTGIPISPGEVITANADVIIGRPSMNVSLKDTAIRHNLLEMRNNLSVPKFYRQLIRSKTIYPSVPLIHPPKPNQDQLKMNRETLNDYGSILKPPPPINNQPASTFSKNVLQYPILLLAPSGLTQSRIKYPLSIPFEKNKNPSDNYYASQQIASLNSELNSNEILEIMRIPEIFSTRLPAITKYLAISNTHDYSQIPHSLIYPLNLAGTPRTPLSASTYSGHHQVNLRKEMLSHTVNILAPPLTFKKESELFAHATAIKGHITHSSMPLIKIPVNEAKVDVRVSPQINGIVLVQDKHASADSSANKFKQRNQNLSNFAIGQPTTKAASESKASENVLANTNTPSTTKKNEISIKYKSLLGFKDKLYYNHSKAAEGFRHGDIGFSSEQDQKADYSNYSLQSYKPFYENNPENTSNMWLLMHHRKPFISSPHSPTVIERRDSNMITSGTDKIFLATGDNFHLGSLPKSEFYFELEKSKRTPQIQISINPFSIAKQKITVFVDAKKTVLEYSSQRANVYTTSTPENTTEKFPATLPPKHANSLESFSPLVSAGVQHFNTQQLSSNLEEVHLQNNRSEYNSSEQLKQDTKRLEPSEIVYDPFQTILKRTTELTNGLDSDSMKKSFLKPTHLIFIAPDNVPLLKPTTTTKSHTQEFLGVGVPFLSNTTSLDSSKFLKTSLIPTRKNTISVYKRSSTYSITSKKVLGKLSQLTDSKKHFQSRHPDQGIQIRSLVPDNTHIINATKTSHLFLFIGTKSESSLGILPTRKTSKEPQTILGMSKKKKIGVQSDIFAQISQSASSLPQLKTTFSNPVKKKPSQILNGFRPETINISTIIKTRPDLYQRTTTKDSINSLTLLETSKSTSVIEQNHLNSSLLLTHPVRDEERYSSIDSGTHISGILIDTPSKTKQIKQLGSASSCNPFCKLKKNEICVIMSDGDTSVSHCACRPSFGRMFPDRPCKPTYTYEMQMETMRVGNYILKFNDGLKTNASNEYRHLSGIILDAVDRMIMQSDFRDVYHGVQLISITASKQENILSTFLLQLSDNSDQMRLLTVFKKYLRQSNFSIGGTELYTSKEGIKSLQFKDFDECRHENFHDCSINASCFNLAGSYTCSCLNGYIDISDNAIYPGRRCSNNIIGCEKCNYHGKCITTSLDKVSKITTVCQCLPWYAGTRCQLNLKILLICLIAIGAVLFILLLFCILIIHAKRKRECASANSTFMTASNIYPSVLKSSGKSRLVEYILDSHSESSYNSGSVLYKKGQGVKKSKMKPKAIQKENSAYKYKVTSTRNMYDVLDLSDPIEEPDFPSLNMEKGVAEADTDQDRSLTFMIPRAKFHQPYILKHSQLNNNLSMENKEAQRDLHKKGELEYRSVFIDTSKQLIKTVECSAQECITHTSALVSAGYEVSAIVNDPNVVSAMNVEIESHKNVKVDSESNGARSFDETTVAAVTAPVHFKLGMQIESHKNEEVNTMAERDLGSTFLLPHTHLYKPVKIPSEFSGFDSV